The Dasypus novemcinctus isolate mDasNov1 chromosome 2, mDasNov1.1.hap2, whole genome shotgun sequence genome includes a region encoding these proteins:
- the EIF4E1B gene encoding LOW QUALITY PROTEIN: eukaryotic translation initiation factor 4E type 1B (The sequence of the model RefSeq protein was modified relative to this genomic sequence to represent the inferred CDS: deleted 2 bases in 2 codons) produces MATAGPEREVEGGSRKWEKEKNEQRGAQAAEGTSVGEEEEVALGPPGALGSLRRTAGDKGSEEARLQLHPLQNRWALWFFKNERSRAWQDNLHLVTKVDTVEDFWAMYSHIQLASKLSSGCDYALFKDGIQPMWEDSRNKRGGRWLVSLAKQQRHSELDRLWLETLLCLIGESFEEHSREVWGAVINIRAKGDKIAVWTREAESQAGVLHIGRVYKERMGLSAKMVIGYQAHADTATKSTPSPRTSLVV; encoded by the exons ATGGCTACCGCCGGCCCC GAGAGAGAGGTAGAGGGCGGAAGCCGAAAGTGGGAGAAGGAGAAGAACGAGCAACGGGGGGCGCAGGCAGCAGAGGGGACCTcggtgggagaggaggaggaggtggctctgggcccTCCCGGGGCTTTGGGGTCCTTGAGGAGGACGGCCGGGGACAAGGGGTCCGAGGAGGCCCGGCTACAGCTGCACCCACTGCAGAACAG GTGGGCTCTGTGGTTCTTCAAGAATGAGCGCAGCCGGGCCTGGCAGGACAACCTGCACCTGGTCACCAAGGTGGACACCGTGGAGGACTTCTGGGC GATGTACAGTCACATCCAGCTGGCCAGCAAGCTCTCTTCTGGCTGTGACTACGCCCTGTTCAAG GACGGCATCCAGCCCATGTGGGAAGACAGCAGGAATAAGCGGGGCGGCCGCTGGCTGGTCAGCCTCGCCAAGCAGCAGCGCCACAGCGAGCTGGACCGCCTTTGGCTGGAGACC CTGTTGTGTCTGATC GGGGAGAGCTTTGAGGAGCACAGCAGAGAGGTGTGG GGCGCCGTCATCAACATCCGTGCCAAAGGGGACAAGATTGCCGTGTGGACACGCGAGGCCGAGAGCCAGGCGGGCGTGCTGCACATTGG GCGTGTGTACAAAGAGCGCATGGGCCTCTCTGCAAAGATGGTCATTGGCTACCAGGCCCACGCAGACACGGCCACCAAGAGCACTCCCTCGCCAAGAACAAGTTTGGTGGTGTGA